Proteins encoded by one window of Candidatus Sumerlaea chitinivorans:
- a CDS encoding Segregation and condensation protein A has translation MAYTIKLPVFEGPFDLLLHLVKINEMDIYDIPIAEITRQYLDYLHVMQELDLEVAGEFLVMAATLIHLKARTLLPAPPEPEEQEEELGAIMSARELMRQLVEYRKYKEAAAALREREEAAARVLYRIASVEVVPERTKELSLDVSLLYRAFARVLRYVDVQPYRPDLVEQFTVEEKIQYIEDLLRRESEIDLTKLFGRCLNKLEIITTFMAVLELTRLRRIRIVQENPFDTIRILRGPEQIEYEFSEPRHDDNAES, from the coding sequence ATGGCTTATACGATCAAACTACCAGTTTTTGAGGGGCCCTTCGATCTGTTGCTTCATCTCGTGAAGATTAACGAGATGGATATCTATGACATTCCTATCGCGGAAATCACGCGCCAGTACTTAGACTATCTCCACGTCATGCAAGAGCTGGATCTTGAGGTTGCGGGTGAGTTTTTGGTCATGGCCGCGACTCTGATTCACCTGAAGGCGCGCACTCTTCTGCCCGCTCCTCCTGAACCGGAAGAGCAGGAGGAAGAACTGGGAGCTATCATGAGTGCGCGCGAACTCATGCGCCAACTGGTAGAGTACCGAAAGTATAAGGAAGCCGCTGCCGCTCTGCGCGAACGAGAAGAAGCTGCCGCGCGAGTTTTGTATCGAATCGCCTCCGTAGAGGTTGTGCCGGAACGAACGAAAGAACTCTCCTTAGACGTCTCGCTTCTTTACCGTGCATTCGCTCGCGTCTTGCGCTATGTGGATGTGCAGCCCTATCGCCCAGATTTGGTCGAGCAGTTCACCGTCGAAGAGAAAATTCAATACATTGAGGACTTGCTGAGACGAGAGTCAGAAATTGATCTCACAAAGTTGTTCGGAAGATGTCTGAACAAACTGGAAATTATCACCACATTTATGGCGGTGTTGGAGCTTACGCGATTGCGCCGCATTCGCATCGTGCAAGAAAACCCTTTTGACACGATTCGAATCCTTCGGGGACCTGAGCAAATTGAATATGAGTTTTCCGAGCCGCGACATGACGACAACGCCGAATCCTGA
- a CDS encoding membrane metalloprotease: MIGWAKPVPVNELHFRRPIWTVWVALSGPLSNFFLAILFAGVLKLAVHANLLSSLPESFLSILVTLVQTFIVLNVVLGMFNLLPIPPLDGSHIVYHFLIRGNERLWGLWMFLHQYGFLILWVAILVPPVRALLASAYMVPIQFLLSWVQM; this comes from the coding sequence ATGATCGGCTGGGCAAAACCCGTGCCCGTGAACGAGCTTCATTTTCGACGTCCCATATGGACCGTATGGGTCGCTTTGTCCGGCCCCCTCTCGAACTTTTTTCTCGCGATTCTTTTTGCTGGCGTCCTAAAGCTTGCGGTCCATGCAAACTTGCTCAGTAGCCTGCCTGAGAGTTTCCTATCCATTCTTGTGACTCTGGTGCAGACATTTATTGTCCTCAACGTTGTGCTGGGTATGTTCAATCTTCTCCCCATCCCACCTCTGGATGGTAGCCATATTGTCTATCATTTTCTGATTCGGGGAAATGAGCGACTTTGGGGCCTCTGGATGTTCTTGCATCAATACGGCTTTCTGATTCTGTGGGTAGCAATCCTTGTTCCGCCCGTGCGCGCCCTGCTGGCCTCGGCCTATATGGTGCCAATCCAATTCTTGCTGTCGTGGGTGCAGATGTAG
- a CDS encoding DedA protein has translation MEQFLESVLAHLASLGAWAYFFLFLLTYLETLLVIGHFLPGSLVLAFAGFLCYLQVFDFVEMFALVFTAHFLGEYTNYLIGRHKGRGLFSEDARILKKSFLEKVERQFARRGGIFFVPAQFSGVLRPIASFLAGATHYPVGRFLGWMVFACLLWTIVHLGAGFLLGASWQEAANYLGGFSLLVFTGFVSALLTGWLVQTLWRFRGTFASWLARVGTRIVESPSYARLAQRHPGLFRYVEKRMCLSGKWGLQATVGWALSIALLAGFALLAHAIHHSSSLRHFDQASVALLEQLRRPATLQLNLFITGLGSGRLLLLVALLGAIGAWLRRQRSSAFLLAASVTFALGTSEFFKILVARFRPEGTLIEVGTAFSFPSSHVAGATAFFCAATTWAWRYRGSPLLKLVLAFVGFGTIPLIAFTRVYLAVHYPSDLLAGACLGLGAFVVAWTLSQNLFTPEDTDRRADWLVAGLYGLLVVGGMYTTPSLAKVPPDTFDRKPKQEFLTLESLLPHLPREARRITGEPSIPINILLLGSPTEILDDLQDSGWREVAPNAFFTREATRPILPCFVFMRPADHTLSRETTSSREVLRLWKSDFRLGECAVWVGAVIHETVRKQVLVLRIYRVSPDLDLATETWCSSLRRVRCESLPGFRPRALYHGSHPYFTHGSIALIRAGCPPSGIRYRTNSEGHK, from the coding sequence ATGGAGCAATTTCTTGAATCGGTTTTGGCCCATCTTGCCTCGCTTGGGGCATGGGCATATTTTTTTCTGTTCCTTCTGACCTATCTTGAGACGCTCTTAGTTATCGGGCACTTTCTCCCGGGCTCGCTGGTACTTGCCTTTGCAGGGTTTCTTTGTTATCTTCAGGTGTTCGACTTCGTGGAGATGTTTGCGCTCGTTTTCACTGCGCACTTTCTTGGCGAGTACACAAACTACCTGATTGGGAGACATAAAGGCCGCGGCCTTTTCAGTGAGGACGCGCGGATTTTAAAGAAGTCCTTCCTCGAGAAGGTGGAACGCCAGTTTGCGCGGCGTGGGGGCATCTTTTTTGTTCCAGCACAGTTTTCAGGCGTCTTACGCCCCATCGCTTCCTTTCTTGCGGGCGCTACGCATTATCCTGTGGGACGCTTCCTGGGGTGGATGGTCTTTGCATGTCTCCTGTGGACAATCGTGCACCTTGGCGCCGGTTTTCTCCTTGGAGCAAGCTGGCAGGAGGCAGCGAATTACTTAGGCGGTTTCTCACTTTTGGTGTTTACCGGTTTCGTCAGTGCTCTCCTCACCGGCTGGTTGGTCCAGACACTCTGGCGATTCCGCGGAACTTTCGCTTCTTGGCTTGCCCGCGTGGGAACGCGAATTGTCGAGAGCCCATCCTACGCGCGATTAGCACAACGTCATCCCGGACTTTTCCGCTATGTGGAAAAGCGGATGTGTCTCAGTGGCAAATGGGGACTCCAAGCTACGGTTGGTTGGGCTTTGTCCATTGCTCTGCTTGCAGGATTCGCACTTTTGGCGCATGCGATTCATCACTCAAGTTCGCTACGTCATTTTGACCAAGCGTCCGTTGCTTTGTTGGAGCAACTGCGCCGACCAGCTACTCTGCAACTTAATCTGTTTATTACTGGGTTAGGCTCTGGCAGGCTCCTCTTACTTGTGGCACTTTTAGGTGCTATTGGGGCATGGCTTCGGCGACAGCGTAGCAGTGCGTTCTTATTGGCGGCGTCCGTCACCTTCGCACTGGGTACAAGCGAATTTTTCAAGATCCTCGTAGCTCGTTTCCGCCCAGAAGGAACTCTCATTGAGGTAGGCACAGCGTTCAGTTTCCCCAGTAGCCACGTCGCTGGGGCAACAGCCTTTTTTTGTGCAGCTACCACGTGGGCATGGCGGTATCGTGGCTCGCCCCTCCTGAAGCTTGTTTTGGCCTTTGTGGGTTTTGGGACTATTCCACTCATTGCGTTTACTCGGGTTTATCTCGCCGTCCATTATCCAAGCGATCTTTTGGCTGGGGCATGCCTTGGACTGGGAGCATTCGTGGTTGCTTGGACGTTGTCGCAGAACCTATTTACGCCGGAAGATACGGATCGCCGGGCAGATTGGTTGGTCGCGGGTCTATACGGGTTGCTTGTCGTCGGCGGGATGTACACTACCCCCTCTCTGGCGAAGGTCCCCCCAGACACTTTTGACCGCAAGCCCAAGCAAGAATTTTTAACACTTGAGTCACTTCTTCCTCATCTTCCTAGAGAGGCTCGACGAATTACTGGGGAACCCAGCATCCCCATCAATATCCTTCTTCTTGGCTCTCCGACGGAAATCCTCGACGATCTGCAAGACTCCGGATGGCGTGAAGTCGCGCCGAACGCGTTTTTTACTCGCGAAGCCACGCGTCCCATTTTGCCATGCTTCGTGTTTATGCGTCCGGCGGATCACACTCTGAGCCGCGAGACTACATCATCGCGCGAGGTACTGCGCCTTTGGAAATCGGATTTTCGGCTTGGCGAGTGTGCGGTGTGGGTGGGGGCGGTGATCCATGAAACTGTTCGCAAACAGGTCCTTGTTTTGCGGATTTATCGAGTCTCCCCCGACTTAGACCTTGCAACCGAAACTTGGTGCAGCTCATTGCGACGTGTGAGGTGTGAGTCCCTTCCCGGCTTCCGGCCCCGCGCCCTTTACCACGGTTCACATCCGTATTTCACTCATGGCTCGATTGCGCTGATCCGTGCGGGCTGTCCTCCAAGTGGCATACGTTATCGGACGAATTCAGAAGGGCATAAATAG
- a CDS encoding Nicotinate-nucleotide adenylyltransferase, which produces MSGVPSEAYRIPRHIGIFGGSFDPPHVSHVLAVHYALLVWPLDHVFVIPTYQHPFGKAMADFKHRVKMAKIAFEHLGDKVWVLPIEGEHEGPSYTIDTIRQLKAQYPESQFSLIVGSDILDELDEWKDHDALRREIEFLVIPRVGVKVESNGTTPEGVLPAVSSSAVRAALAQKQDVSKWVPRRVLQYISEYELYSS; this is translated from the coding sequence ATGAGTGGTGTTCCATCAGAAGCCTATCGGATTCCGCGGCACATCGGAATCTTCGGTGGTAGTTTTGACCCTCCGCATGTCTCCCACGTGCTGGCTGTTCATTACGCACTTCTTGTTTGGCCTTTAGATCATGTGTTTGTCATTCCAACGTACCAACATCCTTTCGGCAAGGCGATGGCTGACTTTAAGCACCGCGTGAAAATGGCAAAGATCGCCTTCGAGCATCTTGGAGATAAAGTGTGGGTTCTGCCAATCGAGGGCGAGCATGAAGGACCCAGCTACACAATCGATACCATCCGACAACTTAAGGCCCAATATCCGGAAAGCCAGTTTTCCCTGATTGTGGGTAGCGACATTTTAGATGAACTGGACGAATGGAAAGATCACGACGCCCTTCGAAGAGAAATTGAGTTTTTAGTGATCCCGCGCGTTGGGGTAAAAGTAGAATCTAACGGCACGACTCCCGAAGGAGTCTTACCCGCCGTCAGCAGTAGTGCGGTCCGGGCTGCATTGGCGCAAAAACAAGATGTTTCGAAGTGGGTCCCTCGCCGAGTTCTGCAATACATTTCTGAGTACGAGTTGTACTCCTCCTAA
- a CDS encoding Dimethylallyltransferase — MVAKKLSSELELFLNEVCREVDHVLRHLIRPNEDPIPNLDDALAYALGLDEEAVNQGKRIRPLLCLLVTHCLGGNLHHAMPFAAAIELMHNFCLVHDDIEDGDEFRRGRLSVWRKYGIPHAINIGDYLFTKIFAALLLGYGKMPTEKVVRFFTLMAATLDHTHRGQALDMNARSGKITIQQYMRIVKEKTGYYLAAPLIAGAIVADASQEIEEALSRYGLFIGPMFQIRDDLIDLTVGKGRDVIGSDIREGKRSFLVAYTFEHASSADQQALLQILDRPREATTDEDVQQALQIFAKCGALKEAERICLELKDNALACLKELPERLRASLEEITEYLAGREK; from the coding sequence ATGGTCGCAAAGAAACTTTCATCAGAACTCGAATTGTTCTTGAACGAGGTCTGCCGAGAGGTGGACCACGTGCTGCGCCACCTAATTCGTCCCAACGAAGATCCCATTCCCAACCTCGATGATGCGTTGGCATACGCACTTGGCCTCGACGAAGAGGCTGTGAATCAGGGGAAACGTATTCGGCCTCTGCTCTGTCTGCTCGTTACCCACTGTCTCGGCGGGAACTTGCATCACGCAATGCCATTTGCGGCTGCAATTGAATTGATGCACAATTTCTGCCTTGTGCACGATGATATTGAGGACGGCGACGAGTTTCGCAGAGGTCGCCTCTCCGTGTGGCGCAAATATGGAATCCCCCACGCCATCAATATCGGCGACTACCTCTTCACGAAGATCTTCGCGGCATTGCTGCTGGGATACGGGAAGATGCCCACGGAAAAAGTCGTGCGTTTCTTCACGCTCATGGCAGCCACCCTCGACCACACGCACCGCGGTCAAGCCCTCGACATGAACGCGCGGAGCGGCAAAATCACCATTCAGCAATATATGCGCATTGTGAAGGAGAAGACCGGTTACTATTTAGCTGCACCTCTAATTGCTGGGGCCATTGTGGCAGATGCGTCCCAAGAGATCGAAGAAGCGTTGAGCCGATATGGTCTATTCATCGGCCCAATGTTCCAAATCCGTGATGACTTGATTGATTTAACCGTGGGCAAAGGCCGCGACGTGATTGGCTCGGACATCCGCGAAGGTAAACGTAGCTTCCTTGTGGCATACACGTTCGAACACGCTTCATCAGCAGACCAACAAGCCCTCTTACAGATCCTTGATCGGCCTCGCGAAGCGACCACGGACGAGGATGTTCAGCAAGCATTGCAGATTTTTGCAAAATGCGGGGCTTTGAAAGAGGCAGAGCGAATTTGTCTGGAACTTAAGGATAATGCTCTTGCGTGCCTGAAGGAGCTCCCCGAGCGACTCCGCGCCAGTTTGGAAGAAATCACCGAATACCTCGCAGGACGGGAAAAATGA
- a CDS encoding Ribosomal large subunit pseudouridine synthase B, which translates to MKVSLRPFLLYRNTKKPRIEEKTMTSDDKIPSPDSQAIRLQKYLAQCGFGSRRRCESLIAEGRVQVNGQVVTTLGSKVIPGRDHVVVGGQRVALPPKKVYYAFHKPRGYVTTARDELGRQTIYDLLRSLPTKVFPVGRLDKDSEGLLLLTNDGELAHRLMHPRHGVEKEYRVEVRGEVTPASCERMCLGVEKDGITYKAAQAKILKRARETTLLRIVLTEGKKRHIRRMCEGLGYRVVRLIRVREGPIKLGDLQPGKVRPLTPKEIEALYAETA; encoded by the coding sequence ATGAAAGTTTCTTTGCGACCATTTCTCTTGTATCGGAATACCAAGAAACCCCGAATTGAAGAAAAAACCATGACCTCCGACGACAAAATTCCATCACCAGACTCGCAGGCGATTCGCCTGCAAAAATATCTTGCCCAGTGCGGATTTGGTTCGCGACGCCGTTGCGAGTCGCTCATCGCAGAGGGGCGAGTTCAAGTGAATGGACAGGTCGTGACGACCTTAGGCTCGAAGGTCATTCCGGGGCGGGATCACGTGGTGGTGGGTGGGCAGCGGGTCGCTTTGCCGCCAAAAAAGGTCTACTACGCTTTCCACAAGCCTCGCGGCTACGTCACAACTGCCCGTGACGAACTCGGTCGCCAAACGATTTATGACTTGCTTCGCTCGTTGCCGACCAAGGTGTTCCCAGTAGGCCGACTGGATAAGGATTCTGAGGGGCTTTTGCTTCTTACCAATGACGGCGAGCTTGCCCATCGGCTCATGCACCCTAGGCATGGTGTTGAAAAGGAATATAGAGTCGAGGTGCGTGGAGAGGTCACTCCGGCCTCCTGCGAGCGCATGTGCTTAGGGGTTGAGAAAGACGGCATAACCTACAAAGCAGCCCAAGCGAAGATCCTTAAAAGGGCGCGCGAGACCACGTTGCTGCGCATTGTTCTCACCGAAGGAAAGAAACGTCACATTCGTCGCATGTGCGAAGGGCTAGGCTACCGTGTCGTGCGCTTGATACGCGTGCGCGAAGGCCCAATCAAATTGGGTGATCTACAGCCAGGCAAAGTGCGTCCCCTTACACCAAAAGAAATAGAGGCACTCTACGCGGAGACGGCTTGA
- a CDS encoding Deoxyribose-phosphate aldolase, translated as MADLRSEELSLIVEEVVRRVTAILNAPASTTPSVQAVVSQPHDAQTCECPDCTEARTRMSKEMLEQGASRVVCTSVKGLQCENLAQFIDHTLLKPNATEKEIEKLCHEAIQYKFASVCVNTSYVELCARLLSGTGVRVCAVVGFPLGAMSTDAKAFETRDAIGHGADEIDMVINVGKLQSGNYAYVYDDIRAVVKAAAGHVVKVILETGLLNNDQKIAACVLAKAAGADFVKTSTGFGHGGATAEDVALMRRIVGEDMGVKASGGIRDCSTAQEMIQSGASRIGASASVAIVKGSKDSRSGY; from the coding sequence ATGGCTGATCTGCGTTCGGAAGAATTGAGCCTAATTGTGGAAGAAGTGGTGCGCCGAGTCACCGCTATACTGAATGCGCCCGCAAGCACCACTCCAAGTGTCCAAGCCGTCGTCTCGCAACCACACGACGCTCAAACGTGCGAGTGCCCGGACTGCACAGAGGCACGCACGCGCATGAGCAAAGAGATGCTGGAGCAAGGCGCAAGCCGGGTGGTGTGCACGAGCGTGAAAGGTCTGCAGTGCGAAAATCTGGCGCAGTTCATCGACCATACGCTCCTGAAACCGAACGCAACCGAGAAGGAAATTGAGAAACTCTGCCACGAGGCGATTCAGTACAAGTTCGCGTCGGTATGCGTGAATACTTCGTATGTCGAACTGTGTGCGCGCCTGTTATCGGGGACAGGGGTTCGCGTTTGTGCAGTTGTGGGATTTCCGCTCGGCGCCATGAGCACCGACGCTAAAGCATTTGAAACTCGGGACGCCATTGGCCATGGAGCGGATGAAATCGACATGGTGATCAATGTCGGCAAGCTTCAGTCTGGCAATTATGCGTACGTGTACGACGACATCCGGGCGGTAGTGAAAGCAGCGGCAGGCCATGTGGTCAAAGTGATTCTTGAGACTGGGCTGCTCAACAATGATCAGAAAATCGCTGCATGCGTTCTGGCAAAGGCGGCGGGGGCTGATTTTGTAAAGACATCCACCGGATTTGGGCATGGAGGAGCCACAGCAGAAGACGTGGCACTGATGCGCCGGATCGTCGGCGAAGACATGGGCGTCAAAGCTTCGGGTGGAATCCGCGATTGCTCCACAGCTCAAGAAATGATCCAAAGCGGCGCTTCGCGCATTGGCGCAAGTGCCAGCGTGGCGATCGTGAAGGGAAGCAAAGATAGTCGCTCTGGTTATTAA
- a CDS encoding Lysyl-tRNA synthetase (class II) gives MLPDHNEIIRLRYEKAERMRSESLNPYVNRWLPTHHAEEIRQNSDALIESKCRVRVAGRIMTLRMMGKAAFFHLRDETGQIQCYVKKDVVPELAFHVLKHYTDLGDIVGVEGEVFVTRTGELTVLAHDFQILTKSVRPLPEKWHGLKDQELRYRRRYVDLIVNEEVHECFVKRSQIVAAMRNYLMGRGYLEVETPMMQPIYGGANARPFKTHHNALDIDLYLRIAPELYLKRLMVGGFERIFELNRNFRNEGISTRHNPEFTMLELYTAYWDYRDTMQLTEETIREVAKQVFGTTRFVFGEHEFDLGPPFPRITYLDAIRTYVDGAGDLELSWADPPEVTLQKIRPFFMPEVSGSTPQLIVEMFEHLVEPKLIAPVFITEFPKATSPLAKAKPTDPNVAERFELFICGMEVANGYSELNDPKEQYERFREQMLARERGDEEAHRMDEDYIRALEHGMPPASGLGIGIDRLVMLLTNSPSIRDVILFPLMKPE, from the coding sequence ATGCTTCCCGACCATAACGAGATTATCCGGCTGCGCTACGAAAAAGCCGAACGGATGCGCAGCGAATCATTGAACCCCTACGTAAATCGCTGGCTACCGACTCACCACGCGGAGGAAATCCGGCAGAACTCAGACGCTTTGATCGAATCGAAATGCCGCGTGCGGGTGGCTGGCCGCATCATGACGCTTCGCATGATGGGCAAGGCTGCTTTTTTTCACCTTCGCGATGAAACCGGACAAATCCAGTGTTACGTGAAGAAGGACGTGGTGCCCGAGCTTGCATTTCACGTCCTCAAGCACTACACGGATCTGGGCGACATCGTAGGAGTCGAAGGGGAGGTTTTTGTCACAAGAACCGGAGAGCTCACAGTTCTCGCGCATGACTTTCAGATCCTGACGAAGTCTGTTCGCCCTCTTCCAGAGAAATGGCATGGTCTCAAGGATCAAGAACTCCGGTATCGCCGCCGCTACGTGGATTTGATCGTGAACGAGGAAGTTCACGAGTGTTTCGTAAAGCGGAGCCAAATTGTTGCGGCGATGCGTAACTACCTGATGGGGCGGGGTTACCTTGAGGTCGAAACCCCCATGATGCAGCCAATTTACGGCGGGGCCAATGCTCGACCTTTCAAGACACATCACAATGCTTTGGACATCGATCTATACTTACGCATCGCCCCCGAGCTTTACCTGAAGCGGTTGATGGTGGGCGGGTTCGAGAGGATCTTTGAGCTGAATCGAAATTTCCGGAACGAAGGCATTTCGACGCGGCACAATCCTGAGTTCACAATGCTCGAACTCTATACCGCGTACTGGGATTACCGCGATACCATGCAGCTAACGGAGGAGACAATCCGCGAGGTCGCGAAGCAGGTATTTGGCACCACGCGCTTCGTTTTTGGCGAGCATGAATTTGACCTTGGGCCGCCATTTCCTCGGATCACCTATTTGGATGCCATCCGAACCTATGTGGACGGAGCAGGGGACTTAGAGCTCTCGTGGGCGGATCCACCTGAGGTGACGCTTCAGAAAATTCGGCCCTTCTTCATGCCTGAAGTAAGTGGGTCCACTCCCCAGTTGATCGTGGAAATGTTTGAGCACTTAGTGGAACCCAAGTTGATTGCGCCTGTATTCATCACGGAGTTTCCGAAAGCCACGAGCCCGTTGGCAAAAGCCAAACCCACTGATCCAAACGTTGCCGAGAGGTTTGAGCTCTTCATTTGCGGCATGGAAGTCGCGAATGGGTACTCGGAGCTGAACGACCCCAAAGAGCAATACGAGCGTTTCCGGGAACAGATGCTTGCCCGTGAGCGCGGAGACGAAGAAGCTCACCGGATGGACGAGGATTACATTCGGGCTCTGGAGCATGGCATGCCTCCGGCAAGCGGTTTGGGAATTGGCATTGACCGGCTCGTGATGTTGTTGACAAATTCTCCTTCGATTCGCGACGTTATTCTGTTTCCACTCATGAAGCCAGAGTAG
- a CDS encoding Recombination protein RecR gives MSSLLPETIERLIHELSRLPTIGRKSAQRLAFHLLRAPADHAQALAEALQKLHRTVKLCEQCFFLTETQRCAICEDPTRDATLLCVVEEPTDVLAFEKAGVYKGLYHVLHGKLSPLHGIMPENLRIRELTERLERANPPVRELILALSPTVDGDATALYVANAVSGKVAKVTRLGVGLSIGSSLEYADELTLQRALESRRTFE, from the coding sequence GTGTCTTCGTTATTACCTGAAACTATTGAGCGCCTCATTCATGAGCTGAGTCGTCTGCCGACCATCGGGCGCAAGTCCGCTCAGCGATTGGCGTTTCACCTCTTGCGCGCACCCGCTGATCATGCTCAGGCATTGGCAGAGGCGCTTCAGAAGCTTCATCGTACCGTGAAGCTCTGTGAACAGTGCTTTTTTTTGACCGAGACGCAACGATGCGCAATTTGCGAGGATCCTACGCGCGATGCAACGCTCTTATGTGTGGTAGAGGAACCCACCGACGTCCTCGCTTTCGAAAAAGCGGGCGTCTACAAAGGACTCTACCACGTCCTTCACGGGAAGCTCTCGCCGCTACACGGGATCATGCCAGAAAACCTTCGGATTCGAGAATTGACGGAGCGCCTTGAACGAGCGAATCCCCCTGTGCGCGAGCTTATTCTTGCATTGTCTCCCACCGTGGATGGCGATGCCACAGCTCTGTATGTGGCGAACGCTGTCTCAGGCAAAGTGGCAAAAGTTACCCGCTTGGGCGTAGGACTCTCGATTGGATCCTCTTTAGAATATGCCGACGAACTTACTCTTCAGCGTGCGTTAGAATCACGTCGAACCTTCGAGTAA
- a CDS encoding Amino acid-binding ACT: MGERTMSVTEIAVQIPNQPGQLVRLTTVLAQAKVNIRGITASSAGKRGWVRLVVDTPQKAEAALEELGLAPETGAAVAVKLIDEPGALDRALRVLADAKINLDYIYTCVGKQAHRAIAVLGVQTPSKVEKLLKEHGIEVLEE, encoded by the coding sequence ATGGGTGAGCGCACCATGTCGGTAACGGAAATCGCCGTCCAGATCCCAAATCAGCCGGGTCAGTTAGTGCGGCTTACAACTGTCCTTGCGCAAGCGAAAGTGAACATCCGGGGTATCACGGCCTCGAGTGCGGGCAAACGCGGGTGGGTTCGGCTAGTGGTGGACACCCCTCAGAAAGCCGAAGCGGCTTTAGAGGAGCTGGGGTTGGCCCCAGAAACCGGCGCTGCCGTTGCGGTAAAGCTGATTGATGAGCCAGGTGCACTCGATCGCGCCTTGCGTGTCTTAGCAGATGCGAAGATCAATTTGGATTATATCTATACGTGCGTTGGCAAGCAGGCCCATCGAGCGATTGCCGTGCTTGGAGTCCAAACCCCGTCCAAGGTTGAGAAGCTACTCAAGGAACACGGCATCGAGGTTTTGGAGGAATAG